ATGCCTTGACGGGTCCATCCCTGGCGGCGTGTGCGTAGATTGTCGGAAGCTTACTCAGATCGTCTCGGCCATGCCGATGCCGCGGGTCACTCTCGCAACCAAGGGCTCTCGCCTGCAGATAACGAGCGGCTCCAGCCGGTTTGAGCTTTACACCCTTTCTGTCGATGAGTTCCCGCCGGTGGCCGATGCGCCAACCGACATGGAGGTGCTCTACAAGGCACCACAGGCGGAGCTGCTTACGCGGCTCGAGGCGGTCGACTGCGCGATGTCGAACGACGAGACGCGGTTCATTCTGAACGGCGTTTATCTCGATATTAAGGAGAAGACGACGAAGACCGTGGCGACTGACGGGCGCCGGATGAATGTCCACTCGCTCGACAAAGGTAGCGGAAGCGCTCGCGGAATCATTGTTCCGGCTTTCACCGTCTCCGCTCTTTGCGCCCTGCTGGGCGATGAAGGGAATGTCGCGATGTACGCGACGGAGCGGAAGCTCGTGTTTGAGATCGACAGCGCCGACGGCCCGATCTTCCTCTCGAGCAAGATCGTCGAGGGCAGCTACCCAAATTACGGCCAGGTGACCAAAAACCTCGATCACCCTTCGATCACTCTCAAATCCGATATGTTCGTCGAGGCTCTCAAGCGAGTGTCTCTGGCCTGCGGTGAGAAAAGCGCGTCAGTGACAATGCGCGTTTCGGGAAAGACGATCACGCTGCTGGCTCGCGATTCTGACTTGGGTGAGTGCGAAGAGCAGATCGATCTTGAGCAACCGGCGCCGGCTGAATCACGAGTAGCGTTCAACCCTCGCTTTCTAATCGAGTCGATTCGATCAGTTCAGGCGGAGACGTTCAGCATCGGCATAAAAGACGATGTGAGCCCGATTGTTGTTCGTGGGAACAACGTACTGTCGGTCGTGATGCCCGTTCGAATCAGCTGACGCCCGATGAAACGTACGCCGCTCAAGCGGTATACTCGGCTGAAGAGCAGCGTAGGCTTGGCCTCAACCTCCAGGCTCAAGCCTCGCTCGCCCAAGAAGGCCGCGGATGATGCCCGATACAGAAGGTCGAAAGCCGAGCACCTCGCCACACACCCGCAGTGCATGTGGGCCGGATGCACGAAGTCGAAGGCCAACGGCGACTTGGTAGACGTTCACCATAAGGCAGGCCGGAACGGGCCGTTGCTGTACTGCAAGAGGTACTTCGCGACGCTCTGCCGCCAGCATCACAATCACGTGGAGGAGCACCTTAGCTGGAGCCGGGCTAATGGGTGGATAATTGATCTGACGACCGAACAGGTCAGGCAGATCCGGCTCGAGACACAATGAGCAACGAGAGTTTTCAAACATCATCAGAAGCCTACCATTGGGCCGTCGACAGTGGCGTGGTGAGCGAACGCGAGGCGCAGGTCCTCAACGTGCTTCAACAGGGCCGGATGAACCAGACGATGGCACACCAGGCGATCGTCCGACTGACCGGCAAATCGATTGAGAAGTACTCGGTGAGCCCGCGGTTCGCCGTTCTGCTTCGAATGGGGTTGATCCGTGAGGTCGGCAAGGGACCTTGCCCCGTTTCAAATCGGACAACCGTATTTTATGAGCTGACCAATCAGCGTCCGAAATGCACACACGCTGAGGCGCTGAAGCAGAATAAGGACGAACGGCAAAAGACACGCGAGGTACTGGAACGTGAGTTGCGCGAGATGCAGGAGGAGAATCAGCGCCTTCGGGCCTTGCTCGACATTCGGACAAAGAAGAATGCCCAAGCGGCGGAGCGGATCCGCACTCAACCTGTGGCGATACAGATGGACCTTCCTCAGGAATGAAGAAACTCAGCGATACAAACTTTTCTGACCTATGAGCAGGGGAGCGAGAATGCGACTGGATGAACTTCCGCCCAGGGCCCGGGCGGAGGCTGAGGAGATCATGCGACGCGAGGATGAGGCGCGGGCTGGCCGGTCGATTGCTTTGCCGAAGATCAACACCACCAGAGCGGCCGCGGCCATCGCCAAGGGGTTCGCCAATACGGTCGCAGTAGCTCAAGGCTTCGCCGCGATCGTTGAACGCGAGGCACTGCCGAGCGAGCGTCGGATGAAGCAGGATCACAAGCCGCTTCTGAATAAATTGGAGGAGGACTATCGCGATCGAGTGCTGTATCTGCAATACAAGCCCGAGGAGGTGCGTGCGCAGTCCTTCCGCATCCGACTTGCGAACGGTCAGTGGTACAAGCCCGACTTCTTTGTGAAGAAGGCTAATCTATTCATCGAGGTGAAGGGGCCGAAGTCTTGGCGTGGCGGGTTGGAGAATCTAAAGACAGCAGCAACTCAGTATCCAGAGTATCGATACAAGCTCGTGTGGCGCGAGCGGCGCGGTGGCCCGTTTCTCTCGCAGGAGGTTCTCCCGTGATCGATCAAGCACCAGCTTCGACGATGGCGAAGGGCTTCATCTATTACTCGGGAGGCGAGTGGGCGATTCAGTTCGATC
This portion of the Opitutaceae bacterium genome encodes:
- the dnaN gene encoding DNA polymerase III subunit beta — encoded protein: MKVEIEKKSLAAALSTVGRAVLGKPSMPILGTVRLVVVDGQLQLTCTNLDLGLLTVVKCLDGSIPGGVCVDCRKLTQIVSAMPMPRVTLATKGSRLQITSGSSRFELYTLSVDEFPPVADAPTDMEVLYKAPQAELLTRLEAVDCAMSNDETRFILNGVYLDIKEKTTKTVATDGRRMNVHSLDKGSGSARGIIVPAFTVSALCALLGDEGNVAMYATERKLVFEIDSADGPIFLSSKIVEGSYPNYGQVTKNLDHPSITLKSDMFVEALKRVSLACGEKSASVTMRVSGKTITLLARDSDLGECEEQIDLEQPAPAESRVAFNPRFLIESIRSVQAETFSIGIKDDVSPIVVRGNNVLSVVMPVRIS